In Amyelois transitella isolate CPQ chromosome 13, ilAmyTran1.1, whole genome shotgun sequence, a genomic segment contains:
- the LOC106129224 gene encoding 4-hydroxyphenylpyruvate dioxygenase has translation MTSYTDKGRKPENGKFLAFDHLTFWVSNAKQAASYYVTRFGFEPLAFSGLETGSRKVASHAVRMNKIVFVFQAQYDPEETEFTNEVAYHGDFVKDVAFQVENLDYILEYARRQGAVVVRDLWEERDQYGVVRMATIKTYGDNTHTLVDRSRYSGPFLPGYQTLDNDPINKFLPKVEIDFIDHVVGNQPDNGMETAASWYERCLQFHRFWSVDDKQVCTEYSALRSVVMANWEENVKMPINEPAPGKKKSQIQEYVEYHGGAGVQHIAINTDDIISAIKNLRSRGVEFLSIPSKYYKLIREQLSHSKVRVAESIDVLERLNILIDYDDDGYLLQIFTKNTQDRPTLFLEVIQRRNHNGFGAGNFKTLFESLEIEQERRGNL, from the exons atg ACTTCTTATACGGATAAGGGAAGAAAACCGGAAAATGGAAAATTCTTGGCCTTCGACCATCTCACGTTTTGGGTGTCCAACGCAAAACag GCTGCCAGCTACTACGTAACACGTTTTGGATTCGAGCCCCTGGCTTTCTCAGGCTTGGAGACTGGATCACGGAAGGTGGCTTCACATGCCGTCAGAATGAACAAG ATAGTTTTCGTATTCCAAGCTCAGTACGATCCAGAAGAAACGGAGTTTACCAACGAGGTGGCCTATCACGGAGACTTCGTGAAAGACGTGGCGTTCCAGGTGGAGAACCTGGATTACATCTTGGAGTACGCCAGGAGACAGGGCGCCGTGGTGGTCCGGGATTTGTGGGAGGAAAGAGATCAGTATGGAGTGGTCAGAATGGCTACTATAAAAACc TACGGAGATAACACTCACACGCTGGTAGACAGATCGAGATACAGCGGTCCCTTCCTGCCAGGGTACCAGACACTTGACAACGATCCAATCAACAAATTTCT GCCCAAGGTTGAAATAGACTTCATTGACCACGTGGTGGGCAACCAGCCAGACAATGGGATGGAGACGGCTGCGTCCTGGTATGAGAGATGTCTGCAGTTTCACAg ATTCTGGTCAGTAGACGATAAACAAGTCTGCACCGAATACTCGGCTCTCCGCTCAGTGGTCATGGCGAATTGGGAGGAGAACGTGAAGATGCCTATAAACGAACCGGCGCCGGGGAAGAAGAAGAGTCAGATACAGGAATACGTGGAGTACCACGGCGGAGCTGGGGTGCAGCATATAGCTATCAATACCGACGATATTATTAGCGCG ATTAAAAATCTCCGTTCCCGTGGGGTGGAGTTCCTGTCAATACCGTCTAAATACTACAAACTAATTCGAGAGCAGCTGTCACATAGCAAAGTGAGAGTGGCCGAGAGTATTGACGTGTTGGAGCGACTGAACATCCTGATAGATTACGATGATGACGGATACTTGCTTCAGATCTTCACGAAGAACACACAGGACCGACCGACGCTGTTTCTAGAAGTTATTCAGAGGAGGAACCACAAT GGGTTCGGAGCGGGCAATTTCAAGACTCTGTTCGAGTCTTTAGAAATAGAACAAGAGAGACGTGGTAACTTGTAA
- the LOC106129245 gene encoding translocation protein SEC62, with protein MADKRKTKKRKDEFGESTESEKPTSEEYAVAKWLKANVPTKKTKFLNHHVEYFTGAKAVDALLTSKWATGKNPIFTTRHEVTTYLHQMLLHKLFHRAKKVPVSEQELKGKSKKKDEKSSKSNDDKDGEKSQASACEGKDTKDSKEKEKKKRKIRLEMHLEQLFLDTADAYVWIYNPMPWYYWLCGVLVVIGTITVCMFPLWPATFRKGVYYLSVAAAAFLVLIIALAIIRLVVFCLVWILTLSRHHLWLLPNLTEDVGFFASFWPLYKYEYRGPGSESDKSSKNKKKPKKDKQSDDEAEKTEKGQDVAPAGVDAAHELDEAKEESPLLPGSEKHSDSESENSQRSSTDRDFEIVDPEMVESAELDPDPKVAT; from the exons ATGGcagataaaagaaaaacaaagaaacgCAAGGAC GAGTTTGGCGAATCCACAGAGTCGGAGAAGCCAACGAGCGAAGAGTACGCAGTGGCGAAGTGGTTAAAAGCGAACGTGCCCACAAAGAAAACAAAGTTCCTGAATCACCATGTCGAATATTTCACAG GCGCAAAAGCGGTGGACGCACTGCTCACGTCAAAATGGGCGACGGGCAAGAACCCGATCTTCACGACACGCCACGAGGTCACCACCTACCTACATCAGATGCTGCTGCACAAACTGTTCCACAGAGCTAAGAAG GTACCAGTAAGTGAACAGGAACTGAAAGGCAAATCAAAGAAGAAAGATGAGAAATCTAGCAAGAGTAATGATGACAAAGACGGAGAAAAAAGCCAAGCCAGCGCCTGCGAAGGAAAG GACACAAAGGACAGCAAAGAGAAGGAGAAGAAGAAACGCAAGATCCGCCTGGAGATGCACCTGGAACAGCTGTTCCTCGACACAGCGGACGCCTACGTCTGGATCTACAACCCCATGCCGTGGTACTACTGGCTGTGTGGGGTCCTGGTGGTGATTGGTACCATCACTGTCTGCATGTTCCCGTTGTGGCCTGCCACCTTCAG AAAAGGCGTGTACTACCTGAGCGTGGCTGCCGCCGCGTTCCTCGTCCTCATCATAGCCCTGGCCATCATCAGGCTGGTCGTGTTCTGCCTGGTGTGGATTCTGACTCTGTCCAGACACCATCTGTGGCTGTTGCCCAACCTCACTGAGGACGTGGGCTTCTTCGCGTCTTTCTGGCCGCTATATAAG TACGAATACCGTGGGCCAGGTTCAGAGAGCGACAAGTCGAGTAAGaacaagaagaaacccaagaaAGACAAACAGTCGGACGACGAGGCGGAGAAGACGGAGAAAGGGCAAGATGTCGCTCCGGCGGGAGTGGACGCTGCGCACGAGTTGGACGAAGCCAA agaAGAGAGTCCACTCCTGCCCGGCTCGGAGAAACATTCCGACTCTGAATCCGAGAACAGCCAGCGATCGTCCACAGACAGGGACTTCGAAATCGTCGATCCGGAAATGGTCGAGTCCGCCGAACTCGACCCCGACCCCAAAGTCGCCACTTAG
- the LOC106129270 gene encoding probable serine hydrolase, whose translation MAEPQLNGHQVEENLPPGVTVEEVEIPVPWGHVAGRWWGPRNVQPIIAIHGWQDNAGTWDNLIPRLPVTTSVLCIDLPGHGFSSYYPTGMLYYLFWDGIVLLRRIVKHFKWSKISLMGHSLGGALSFMYAASFPDDVERIICIDIASPAVREPKVLVKGTGGGIDKLLEYENLSEDKIPCYEYDEMIDIVCDAYKGSVSRENCRILMKRGMAPTPVHMKKKGYFFKRDPRLKVSGLGMMSIETALEYASKVKCKVLNIRAIPGQKWERLDYYLDVVEKLKETADVKYVEVDGTHHVQLNAPENISGIIEEFLEEY comes from the exons ATGGCCGAGCCACAATTAAACGGGCATCAAGTTGAAGAAA ATCTGCCTCCCGGTGTGACTGTGGAAGAGGTAGAGATCCCAGTTCCCTGGGGACACGTCGCGGGGCGATGGTGGGGGCCACGGAACGTCCAGCCAATCATAGCCATCCACGGCTGGCAGGACAACGCCGGCACTTGGGACAATCTGATACCTCGTCTGCCGGTCACTACATCAGTCCTGTGCATTGACCTCCCAGGACATGGCTTTTCATCGTACTATCCCACAGGAATGCTCTATTATTTGTTCTGGGACGGTATCGTGCTTCTCAGGAGGATTGTCAAGCATTTCAAATGGAGTAAAATATCGCTCATGGGACATTCCTTAGGGGGAGCACTCAGTTTTATGTACGCGGCGTCGTTTCCCGATGATGTTGAGAGaataatatgtattgataTAGCGAGCCCTGCCGTGAGAGAACCAAAAGTTCTAGTGAAGGGCACTGGAGGTGGAATTGATAAACTCTTGGAGTACGAAAACCTCAGTGAAGATAAAATTCCATGTTATGAATATGATGAAATGATCGATATTGTTTGCGATGCTTACAAAGGGTCGGTTTCGAGGGAGAATTGCCGCATACTAATGAAGAGAGGCATGGCCCCCACACCAGTACACATGAAGAAGAAAGGTTATTTCTTCAAAAGGGATCCTAGGCTTAAGGTCTCTGGTCTTGGCATGATGTCGATCGAGACAGCATTGGAATACGCGTCGAAAGTAAAATGCAAAGTCCTCAACATCAGAGCGATTCCTGGACAGAAATGGGAAAGGTTAGACTATTATCTGGACGTCGTGGAAAAGCTTAAAGAGACTGCCGATGTGAAGTATGTTGAAGTGGACGGCACCCATCACGTCCAATTGAACGCACCTGAGAATATATCGGGTATTATAGAAGAATTCTTAgaagaatattaa